The following proteins come from a genomic window of Salvia hispanica cultivar TCC Black 2014 chromosome 4, UniMelb_Shisp_WGS_1.0, whole genome shotgun sequence:
- the LOC125221384 gene encoding ethylene-responsive transcription factor ERN1-like, with protein sequence MAGFNTTQPTKAQATSKPAPARRFVGVRQRPSGRWVAEIKDSSQRVRLWLGTYDTPEEAARAYDEAARALRGENARTNFAPTGPTPISSDQSNGLSFSSLKAKLSKNLQNIMARNTDNKSSSSSKSRVSDHFTFASIFHHHHQYSHVDIKKIEKAVQPSVIVPSAQLDSDGFGSEIMSGAGEGSRSKRFKVSSSVLVPSTFTESPATNEWW encoded by the coding sequence ATGGCTGGATTCAACACAACACAACCCACCAAAGCTCAAGCCACGTCAAAGCCAGCACCGGCGCGGAGATTCGTGGGCGTGAGGCAGCGGCCGTCCGGGAGATGGGTGGCCGAGATCAAGGACTCGTCCCAACGCGTCCGCCTCTGGCTCGGCACCTACGACACCCCCGAGGAGGCCGCACGCGCCTACGACGAGGCCGCACGCGCCCTCCGCGGGGAGAATGCCCGCACCAACTTCGCCCCAACGGGCCCCACGCCCATCTCATCAGATCAATCCAACGGCCTCAGCTTCTCCTCATTAAAGGCGAAGCTGAGCAAGAATCTCCAAAACATCATGGCCCGAAACACAGACAACAAATCCTCCTCATCATCAAAGAGCAGAGTGAGCGACCACTTCACCTTCGCCAGCATcttccaccaccaccaccaataCAGCCACGTCGACATCAAGAAGATCGAGAAGGCCGTGCAGCCGAGCGTCATCGTGCCAAGTGCCCAGCTCGACTCGGATGGATTTGGCTCCGAAATCATGAGTGGCGCCGGAGAAGGTTCTAGAAGCAAAAGATTCAAGGTTTCGTCCTCTGTTTTAGTGCCGTCGACGTTTACGGAATCTCCGGCAACCAATGAATGGTGGTGA
- the LOC125185278 gene encoding serine/arginine-rich splicing factor RS40-like translates to MTPVFCGNLDFDARQSDVERLFRKYGRVDRVDMKSGFAFVYMEDERDAGDAIRKLDRSEFGRKRRQLRVEWTKQERGGRNPDSSRKSSANAKPSKTLFVINFDPVNTRTRDLERHFEHYGKISNVRIRRNFAFVQFELQEDATRALESAKMSKFMDRVISVEYATRDDDDKRHVSSPDRRGRDRSPPNGRSYGRGGRSPSPYHRERGSPDYGHGAAPNSRSDRRSSPDYGRAVSPVNDRYKSRSPRARERSPVRERSPVRERSPVPERSPVRERSPVPERSPVRGRSDS, encoded by the exons ATGACGCCTGTATTTTGTGGGAATTTGGACTTTGATGCTCGTCAATCTGATGTCGAACGTCTCTTTAGAAAATATGGGAGGGTCGACAGAGTGGATATGAAATCAG GCTTTGCTTTCGTCTATATGGAAGATGAGCGTGATGCAGGGGATGCAATAAGGAAACTCGACAGATCTGAGTTCGGCAGAAAACGACGCCAACTACGTGTTGAGTGGACCAAG CAAGAACGTGGTGGCAGAAATCCTGACAGCTCAAGGAAATCTTCAGCCAATGCGAAGCCTTCGAAAACCTTATTTGTTATTAACTTTGACCCTGTCAATACAAGGACCAGGGATCTTGAAAGGCATTTTGAACACTATGGGAAGATATCAAATGTCAGAATCAGAAGAAATTTTGCATTTGTGCAATTTGAGTTGCAGGAAGATGCTACCCGAGCACTGGAAAGCGCTAAGATGAG CAAGTTCATGGACCGGGTTATTTCTGTGGAGTATGCAACACGAGATGATGATGACAAAAGACATGTCTCTAGCCCTGATAGAAGGGGTCGAGACAGGTCCCCACCCAATGGAAGAAGCTATGGTCGCGGTGGACGCTCCCCAAGTCCATACCATAGGGAAAGAGGTAGCCCTGATTATGGGCATGGCGCTGCACCTAATTCTCGATCTGATCGAAGAAGCAGCCCTGACTATGGCAGAGCCGTGAGCCCTGTCAATGATAGATATAAAAG CCGCTCGCCTCGTGCTCGTGAAAGATCTCCTGTTCGTGAAAGATCTCCTGTTCGTGAAAGATCTCCCGTTCCTGAAAGATCTCCTGTTCGTGAAAGATCTCCCGTTCCTGAAAGATCTCCTGTTCGTGGAAGATCTGACTCTTGA
- the LOC125223080 gene encoding protein-ribulosamine 3-kinase, chloroplastic has protein sequence MAAAAAGLLSLSTAIPSLSPPLPRLRFPVATMTMSEDPIREWILSEGKATAITGTRSVGGGCINRAYRYDTDAGPFFIKTNRSIGPEMFEGEVLGLSAMYETGTIRVPQPFKYGALPSGGSYIIMEFIEFGASRRDQAALGRKLAEMHRAGKSTKGFGFDVENTIGSTPQINTWTSDWIEFYGVHRLGYQLKLARQQFGDSLIYEKGQRLIKNMAPLFNGAVLEPCLLHGDLWSGNISYDKNGEPLILDPACYYGHNEAEFGMSWCAGFVGSFYDAYFEVMPKQTGWEERRDLYMLYHYLNHYNLFGSGYRPSAMGIIDDYLRMLGA, from the exons ATGGCGGCAGCAGCAGCGGGGCTTCTGTCTCTCTCCACCGccattccctctctctctccgccTCTTCCTCGTCTCCGCTTCCCCG TGGCAACAATGACAATGAGTGAGGATCCAATTCGTGAATGGATTTTATCCGAAGGGAAAGCAACCGCTATAACCGGCACTCGTTCCGTTGGTGGCGGCTGCATCAACCGTGCTTACCGTTATGACACAGATGCCGGCCCCTTCTTTATCAAAACAAACAG GAGCATTGGGCCAGAGATGTTCGAGGGGGAGGTATTGGGCCTCAGTGCCATGTACGAGACGGGGACTATACGCGTGCCTCAGCCGTTTAAG TATGGAGCTCTACCTTCTGGCGGCTCGTACATCATCATGGAATTCATCGAATTTGGTGCATCGAGGAGAGATCAA GCTGCACTAGGAAGGAAGCTTGCTGAGATGCATAGAGCAGGAAAGTCTACAAAAGGCTTTGGTTTCGACGTTGAGAACACAATCGGAAG CACACCACAGATAAACACGTGGACGTCAGACTGGATTGAGTTCTATGGAGTTCATCGGCTGGGCTACCAATTGAAGCTCGCACGACAGCAGTTTGGGGACTCCTTAATCTACGAGAAAG GGCAAAGACTCATCAAGAACATGGCACCTCTTTTCAATGGCGCCGTGCTTGAGCCTTGCCTTCTACATGGAGATTTGTGGAGTGGGAATATAAGCTACGACAAAAATGGCGAGCCGCTCATACTCGACCCTGCCTGCTACT ATGGACACAATGAGGCGGAGTTTGGGATGTCGTGGTGTGCTGGTTTCGTTGGATCGTTCTATGATGCCTACTTTGAG GTGATGCCAAAACAGACGGGATGGGAGGAGAGGAGGGATCTGTACATGCTCTATCACTACCTGAACCACTATAACTTGTTTGGCTCTGGCTACCGGCCATCTGCTATGGGCATCATCGATGACTATCTCAGG